Proteins encoded in a region of the Tribolium castaneum strain GA2 chromosome 7, icTriCast1.1, whole genome shotgun sequence genome:
- the CAP gene encoding uncharacterized protein CAP isoform X6, translating into MTTREVVLDGGSPWGFRLHGGVDVHQPLRVSRVNPGSKAALRGIREGDFITSINNQSTKDITNAEAHTLLRNSGDTLKLGLNEDTNRSPKRRQYKTVHQETHSETVKKSSVTSYTVTSLETSNHNGTSKPPCSSSSSSTSTYTSLPSPSGMADNGRSRRKKSKNQRKKNKYQVESPKRIKSPERKKPVKSRSLDDDSVKIEELSENDAKNDSSTSSTALVLEVESDQEVEEPPLMSPEEELTLRNFLEGLNLVKSPEEALGQVHSTIESVKSRRAQKRAALEQYFNPIVQNPRFLDVISEETSDLSDREQQTRISHHLKQGTPEPEVTPKLRKRRRILENPVLVGTRIIEVPNVEQVASTSLVEGSTRAEVVFLEDSSPEEVGELTPPPTPKNEKVFAQSDQITQKDTETSTSTSTSELDTEVTESSKPIPQIVEEKLETSLDLQLLSNLEGTSDQFSNCSSTAFEETSQKVELDFPILPVSSLEATKSNLQLEEQLSSNVDPELTTQQSFKLEAEEFKEMDYFEPVSTSETPQLEQLTPNKGYESESSNTTSETSNSIPEESLRIVDCALSVSTSSVAKECEAESKMLTNSDCESASSKILVEKMSSFEENKETSTDSKFEKTSQKSEESFKSPVKSTFGAEENQKSSDNSSSTAMESFQSVDFVPIYATSSISKRYKTEPFLEERKSSSSVSKIFGEEMSSTRENQEKFASFESSKSTLEKTSEVSKSTDAEWEGKSSKSVSKPVTSTLGAEENQKSSDNSSSTAMESFQSVDFVPIYATSSISKRYKTEPFLEERKSSSSVSKIFGEEMSSTKENQKKFASFESSKSTLEKTSEVSKSTDAEWESKSSKSVSKPVTSTLGAEENQKSSDISSFTPNERFHSVDFLPSYAISSISKKYKSEPTLEQLVRNSECESSSSISKISVGKMFNTEQNQERFPNFGRSEKTSQKASTTSQLSKNLKSVEQLSTDTEYESESSKSTFKTTVNKTFSTIPSESSHFIPSSDSKAKLEEQLSTDTEYESESTSKTSDKRTVRTENLTNLRNFSSMYNERVQKTDFVPLSSRMSKSEQFLTNKENNDEFSKTTFNKKNQSTSKPSSKVIIHKINLEPTKTVPEPNAPKTEELFENVDSFLPNSFSTSKISKSEVSTHKETKSEFSKSTFNKQSSSKPFSKEIIHKIELEPRRTEPEIFDPFSPTKIVEDSKSFSTSKISKSEQISTNKGEFSKSTIDKENLSNSKPFSKEIIHKIELEPTRTESETEKLSKTFYPFAHTKIIEDSKAFSTSSSSFRSEKTLEKHFSSLQFSKNANSDQKITKPVEIIHKIVLSDDDNNSKSGLEETNPKPLEIIHKILRSEKTEEANRSVTPPLESQEFKVSIHQEPHHYDKNQNKNSSKKDQEKSEISENGNIPESPSKEVESLCLTPRPQVSTTILSPPAPSRSPSSGSSTSFCTTKRLSTSIADISSITSNPQTLREICLYFLLSQPFGAAVLQELADVSSSLQRLTTSTPQFISSHHDPTSAPRNMNSARLQARDLTEWLHHARSKNRNDRRNSLPNAQMLYLQQKEQEIETELKRLEEEKQRLEEEMEHKFRIEDYHISKRGDFAESKKRPVSLPSEFFRQQMYNEYMDKIAQMEQRKLEKQIKVSQIELTTPETKPSGISDEFMSKVRLKQQLGKLQKPESESEHEDELLPKHLQEFVEFGCSKKGKEAKRISKLLGKNRRVFSLLEEIDAELITAKGFLLGRGVWSPGQKQDYQPPERQRQVKDEPISPVWTPKSATSSPTVEKKEFRPVKFESPVLSRKNPNKTEGGKEPPWKSPETSSDTGITLSSTLEKRLPTSQSAPISGFCDFPATRLPKAQNPTITLLQKAREGQLPKGALYIEEQPPFVGPGEILYKIKSEYTSESDSEKPRKMADLGPRKFEGIGPTTKDGMPLILRSEVKDANQSKWYKKMYDTIHKQKPHRDEFVTIKYKQRRGNYPYSSGYLSEPEPGAYDSDYTDYKYATLDRRRQTRDKENDYSVATMPRSVPETIIKHGHDPYKNQPGRIENYIPGRSSISEKEAKEWWDEVMDIFDGWLDDNSALPSYDIMFARALAKSHLEQQKRVPPQTKSFINQALKESGYESDSTLVFRRRDESTQLSPSEQKEAYKIIQKGGDIPLHGLRKPAPERPKDEPEMEYFPISPTLTRIRIHKKTIKPQREILCYPVTIHPHPSQVFANIKQKKPPSPPRRRSSRNNTTLRLISTIKSEKPRHRHETCFTSDTNVKYLRDKLTCKLGTKPKIRVSKVVTGTPDVKKVVSTVSTTKDSKTRKVESRTSVHAKPRRSTTQPGKTFGSEKKKFDLTLPKTRSGIKSSPDLLSPNEVKKAVELQKTTYKKTNVVLPSRTVPIKVGITEKGKQILKGKKTTISTIGRPKTITKMKDTPIIKQKEAIQTDHFFQNLLLRDSPLPPVVRQTTPKRTEPSLSAMKVYLTHTRPVTDSKFRSLDLAMRSRSISPKSVTFDGEKRSSSLPPKLIFSQTSRPVSPKVVPRSPSTRKIMQLKGQPMIPEVSLYSCPSVCHSTSSLESCKSTRFRDLNQFYAAIERFGRLEQTAASRTPRRRGEGEIIDFDRWKEVRTRERAEKELETLVMQLKHDAKEKGFLFSPKEVEKYRWKRELDRGLRIKEKSVDDIKEEFERLKLFEPKPPINDTYKPLWRGDSVLSLANKMVERRSLSEGRRTKKWADCDEKLLTRAIGSRIWSSLSNEQIGILKNQLSEIYGQKQQDCSIDVPPNPKTSSDLTVRRNSDSGAKSSTDDSAQTVIEVKRDEIKEKVKFFENASVESYSPTVYKPLEDPPDCSLSKVKSQSNQDFEELFGERFGRRPSPSLSDGTSRSRSLSPFFEVRTGEVRRLRSKFDGRSHSDSNLHKIGENVQFLRSKYEYPAHVGRGRSRVRRGVVSPTFLRAEDRFMPHINIISKIASLYARKEPQKGEDCVPVPMGEVEKLRRRFDDVSLLGEMFTSSPNLRELRDIAPYLAASWIAHKYPKCEDNTRSLSSPEGSAGSRDTSLVLRSRPKSVSPLPKQEDGKKRLERYKEWTKLQRPTVSFKEPEVPVPPPKGHHARGLQQESPRKYVENEVTIHYKTPVRQEIKEYLSEDELAHRQAEAMKKIYQEERRRKYLQVSKSLQVSREEELQDMNNRRHTDNFIPSQKSPIPLNRYDDFDGGFSPPVKPRPKSPEPRLMARALYNFVGQTARELTFRKGDLIYVRRQVDKNWYEGELNAMVGLFPVNYVEIVPYDTAKSTPRKSHEGQARAKYNFVAQTHLELSLAKGELVIITRRVDDNWFEGKIGGRKGIFPVSYVEVLIDPSDPPPPSSKPVASPAAHSLLLNGSAGGKESMGSHSYTPALSSNQLTSSYHAKPVQVSSYGSLSRGGKSPVNQALHIETQSEPVPYRALYKYLPQNDDELELLEGDTVYVLEKCDDGWYVGSSDRTGAFGTFPGNYVEKI; encoded by the exons GTAAACCCTGGCAGTAAAGCTGCGCTTCGAGGCATCCGTGAAGGAGATTTCATCACTTCGATCAACAACCAATCCACAAAGGATATCACCAATGCCGAAGCTCACACTCTATTGAGGAATTCCGGAGATACCTTAAAGCTCGGCTTAAACGA GGATACCAACCGCTCTCCGAAACGTCGACAATACAAAACCGTGCACCAGGAAACCCATTCGGAGACGGTTAAAA AGTCCAGTGTGACGTCATACACCGTCACGTCGCTCGAAACATCGAATCACAACG GTACCTCCAAACCGCCCTGTTCTTCTAGCTCATCCTCCACCTCCACGTACACATCGCTTCCATCTCCTTCAG GAATGGCAGATAACGGTCGCTCCAGAcgtaaaaaatccaaaaaccaacgaaaaaaaaacaagtaccAAGTCGAATCCCCCAAACGTATCAAGTCACCTGAGCGGAAAAAACCCGTCAAAAGTCGAAGTCTGGACGACGATTCGGTCAAAATCGAAGAACTGTCCGAAAACGACGCAAAAAACGATTCTAGTACTTCTAGTACTGCTCTAGTACTTGAAGTAGAGTCGGACCAAGAGGTTGAGGAACCTCCCTTAATGTCCCCCGAGGAGGAACTAACCCTTCGAAACTTCCTCGAAGGCTTAAATCTTGTAAAATCCCCAGAGGAAGCTTTAGGGCAGGTCCATAGCACCATAGAAAGCGTCAAATCCCGAAGGGCCCAAAAAAGGGCAGCTCTGGAACAGTACTTTAACCCAATTGTCCAGAATCCACGATTTCTGGACGTGATCAGTGAAGAAACAAGTGATTTGAGTGACAGGGAACAACAAACTAGAATTTCCCATCATCTAAAACAAGGGACTCCTGAACCTGAAGTTACACCAAAGTTGCGGAAACGTCGCCGAATTTTGGAAAATCCAGTCCTGGTCGGTACTAGGATTATAGAAGTGCCAAATGTGGAGCAAGTTGCTAGTACTAGTCTTGTGGAAGGTAGTACTAGGGCCGAGGTTGTGTTTTTGGAGGATAGTAGTCCGGAGGAGGTGGGGGAGTTGACGCCGCCCCCAACCCCCAAAAATGAGAAAGTTTTTGCTCAAAGTGATCAAATTACTCAGAAAGATACTGAGACTTCTACTTCTACTTCCACTTCAGAATTGGACACAGAAGTGACTGAGTCTTCTAAACCTATTCCTCAAatagtagaagaaaaattggaaacttCTTTAGATTTGCAGTTGTTATCTAATTTAGAAGGAACAAGTGATCAGTTTTCTAATTGTTCTAGTACGGCTTTTGAAGAGACTTCTCAGAAAGTTGAGTtagattttccaattttgccTGTTTCTAGTCTAGAAGCAACGAAATCTAATCTTCAACTTGAGGAACAATTATCTTCAAATGTAGATCCTGAGCTTACTACTCAACAAAGTTTCAAGTTAGAAGCAGAAGAATTTAAGGAGATGGATTATTTCGAACCGGTTTCAACTTCTGAAACACCACAGTTAGAACAATTAACACCAAATAAAGGATATGAGAGTGAATCTTCTAATACTACTTCTGAAACTTCTAATTCTATTCCTGAGGAAAGTTTACGCATAGTAGATTGCGCCCTGTCTGTTTCGACATCTTCTGTTGCAAAGGAATGTGAAGCTGAATCAAAAATGCTAACAAATTCGGATTGTGAATCTGCTAGTTCTAAAATTTTGGTTGAAAAAATGTCTagttttgaagaaaataaagaaacttcTACAGATTCTAAATTTGAGAAAACTAGTCAAAAATCAGAAGAGTCTTTTAAATCTCCTGTTAAAAGCACATTTGGTGCAGAAGAAAATCAGAAAAGTTCTGACAATTCTAGTTCTACTGCTATGGAAAGTTTTCAATCAGTAGATTTTGTTCCAATTTATGCAACATCTTCTATTTCTAAAAGATACAAAACTGAACCATTCTTGGAAGAACGTAAATCTTCCAGTTctgtttctaaaattttcgGTGAAGAAATGTCTAGTACAAGAGAAAATCAGgaaaaatttgcaagttttgaAAGTTCTAAATCTACTTTAGAGAAAACTAGTGAAGTATCTAAATCTACAGATGCAGAATGGGAGGGCAAATCTTCTAAATCTGTTTCTAAACCTGTTACAAGCACACTTGGTGCAGAAGAAAATCAGAAAAGTTCTGACAATTCTAGTTCTACTGCTATGGAAAGTTTTCAATCAGTAGATTTTGTTCCAATTTATGCAACATCTTCTATTTCTAAAAGATACAAAACTGAACCATTCTTGGAAGAACGTAAATCTTCCAGTTctgtttctaaaattttcgGTGAAGAAATGTCTAGTACAAaagaaaatcagaaaaaatttgcaagttttgaAAGTTCTAAATCTACTTTAGAGAAAACTAGTGAAGTGTCTAAATCTACAGATGCAGAATGGGAGAGCAAATCTTCTAAATCTGTTTCTAAACCTGTTACAAGCACACTTGGTGCAGAAGAAAATCAGAAAAGCTCTGACATTTCTAGTTTTACTCCTAATGAAAGGTTTCACTCAGTAGATTTTCTTCCAAGTTATGCAATATCCTCTATTTCTAAGAAATACAAATCTGAACCAACATTAGAACAGTTGGTTAGAAATTCAGAGTGTGAGTCTTCTAGTtctatttctaaaatttctgttggtaaaatgtttaatacTGAACAGAATCAAGAGAGGTTTCCAAATTTTGGTCGTTCTGAAAAAACTAGTCAGAAAGCATCAACCACTTCtcaattatctaaaaatttaaaatcggtAGAACAATTGTCTACAGATACGGAATACGAGAGTGAATCTTCAAAATCTACTTTTAAAACTACtgttaataaaacatttagtaCTATTCCTAGTGAAAGTTCACACTTTATTCCGTCTTCTGATTCTAAAGCAAAATTAGAAGAACAATTGTCTACAGATACAGAATATGAAAGTGAGTCTACTTCTAAAACTTCTGATAAAAGAACAGTGCGTACGGAAAATCTTACAAACTTAAGAAATTTTAGTTCTATGTATAACGAAAGAGTTCAGAAAACCGACTTTGTTCCACTTTCTTCTAGAATGTCTAAAtctgaacaatttttaacaaacaaagaaaacaaTGACGAATTTTCTAAAACTACGTTTAACAAGAAAAATCAGAGTACTTCTAAGCCTTCTTCCAAGGTAataattcataaaataaatttagaacCAACAAAAACAGTACCAGAACCAAATGCTCCAAAAACAGaagaattatttgaaaatgtggATTCTTTTCTTCCAAATTCATTTTCCACttctaaaatttctaaatcTGAAGTCTCCACACATAAAGAAACCAAGAGCGAATTTTCTAAGTCTACATTTAACAAACAGAGCAGTTCCAAGCCTTTTTCTAAAGaaattattcataaaataGAGTTAGAACCAAGAAGAACAGAACCAGAAATTTTTGATCCTTTTTCTCCTACGAAAATTGTAGAAGATTCAAAATCATTTTCTACttctaaaatttctaaatcCGAACAAATCTCCACAAACAAGGGCGAATTTTCTAAATCTACAATCGACAAGGAAAATCTGAGCAATTCTAAGCCATTTTCTAAGgaaataattcataaaataGAATTAGAACCAACAAGAACAGAAtcagaaacagaaaaattatctaaaactTTTTATCCTTTCGCCCACACGAAAATTATAGAAGATTCAAAAGCATTTTCTACTAGTTCCTCAAGCTTCAGGTCGGAGAAAACattagaaaaacattttagcAGTCTCcagttttctaaaaatgcaaattctgatcaaaaaataaccaaaccAGTAGAAATTATACACAAGATTGTTCTTTCTGATGACGATAACAATAGCAAGTCTGGTTTAGAAGAAACAAATCCAAAACCATTAGAAATCATACACAAAATACTTCGTTCTGAAAAAACAGAAGAAGCCAACAGAAGTGTGACTCCACCGTTAGAATCACAAGAATTTAAAGTTTCTATACATCAAGAACCACATCATTAtgataaaaatcaaaacaaaaattcctCTAAGAAAGACCAagaaaaatcagaaatttcTGAAAACGGCAATATCCCGGAATCCCCCTCAAAAGAAGTGGAAAGTCTTTGTCTTACTCCCCGCCCCCAAGTCTCCACCACCATCCTCAGCCCCCCAGCGCCCTCCAGGTCCCCCAGCAGCGGCTCCTCCACCTCCTTCTGCACCACCAAACGCCTCTCCACCTCCATTGCCGACATTTCCTCCATCACCTCCAACCCCCAAACCCTCCGCGAGATCTGCCTCTACTTCCTCCTCTCGCAGCCGTTCGGCGCCGCCGTCCTCCAGGAGCTCGCCGACGTCTCCTCCAGCCTCCAACGCCTCACCACCTCCACGCCTCAATTTATTTCAAGCCACCACGATCCTACTAGTGCACCTCGAAACATGAACAGTGCACGTCTCCAAGCGCGAGATTTAACCGAATGGTTACACCACGCCCGAagtaaaaatagaaatgaTCGTCGGAATTCGCTACCAAACGCACAAATGCTCTACCTCCAACAAAAGGAGCAAGAAATCGAAACGGAACTCAAACGCCTGGAGGAGGAAAAACAACGCTTGGAGGAAGAAATGGAACACAAGTTTCGCATTGAAGATTATCACATCTCCAAGCGTGGTGATTTTGCAGAAAGCAAAAAACGCCCAGTTTCCCTGCCTTCGGAATTCTTCCGACAACAAATGTACAACGAATACATGGACAAAATTGCACAAATGGAACAACGCAAGTtggaaaaacaaatcaaagtGTCACAAATCGAACTGACGACACCTGAGACTAAACCAAGCGGGATTTCCGATGAGTTCATGTCGAAAGTCAGGTTGAAACAACAGTTGGGGAAGCTCCAAAAGCCGGAATCGGAGAGTGAACACGAGGATGAGCTCCTCCCTAAACACCTCCAGGAGTTTGTGGAGTTTG GGTGCTCCAAAAAAGGGAAGGAGGCGAAGAGAATTAGCAAACTTCTGGGTAAAAATCGACGCGTTTTCAGCTTGTTGGAGGAGATAGATGCAGAACTAATCACAGCTAAAGGGTTTTTGCTTGGGAGAG GTGTGTGGTCGCCGGGCCAGAAACAGGACTACCAACCACCAGAACGCCAAAGACAAGTCAAAGATGAGCCCATTTCGCCGGTGTGGACACCAAAAAGCGCCACTTCAAGCCCCACAGTCGAAAAAAAGGAGTTTCGACCAGTTAAGTTCGAATCACCGGTTCTGAGCCGAAAAAACCCGAATAAAACCGAG GGGGGGAAGGAACCTCCCTGGAAATCACCGGAAACGAGCAGCGACACCGGAATCACCCTCTCCAGCACCCTCGAAAAACGTCTTCCAACTAGTCAATCGGCTCCGATTTCCGGATTTTGTGATTTTCCAGCCACAAGATTACCGAAAGCGCAAAATCCAACAATCACGCTGTTGCAGAAAGCGCGAG AAGGCCAGCTGCCCAAGGGGGCCCTGTATATCGAGGAGCAGCCCCCTTTTGTAGGCCCCGGTGAGATAC TGTACAAGATCAAGAGCGAATACACGAGCGAATCAGATAGCGAGAAGCCGCGTAAAATGGCCGACCTTGGCCCGCGAAAATTTGAAGGTATTGGCCCGACAACAAAAGATGGAATGCCTCTTATACTTAGATCA GAGGTGAAAGATGCCAACCAGTCAAAATGGTACAAGAAAATGTACGATACCATCCACAAACAGAAGCCACATCGAG ACGAGTTCGTTACCATCAAGTACAAACAGCGCAGAG GGAATTATCCTTACTCTTCCGGGTATTTGTCGGAACCGGAACCTGGAGCTTATGACAGCGATTACACGGACTATAAGTACGCCACTCTGGACAGGAGACGCCAAACAAGGGATAAAGAGAACGACTATAGTGTTGCAACTATGCCAAGATCGGTGCCAGAAAC AATAATCAAGCATGGCCATGACCCTTACAAGAACCAACCCGGCCGCATCGAGAACTACATTCCCGGCCGCTCCTCCATCTCCGAGAAGGAAGCGAAAGAA TGGTGGGACGAAGTGATGGATATATTCGACGGG TGGTTGGACGACAATTCAGCACTGCCAAGCTATGATATTATGTTCGCCAGAGCCTTAGCAAAATCT CACTTGGAGCAGCAGAAGAGGGTACCACCACAAACCAAGAGTTTCATCAACCA GGCTCTCAAGGAATCTGGATATGAAAGCGACTCGACTCTAGTTTTCCGGCGAAGGGACGAATCCACTCAATTGAGCCCTTCCGAGCAAAAGGAAGCCTACAAGATTATACAAAAAGGGGGCGATATTCCCTTACACGGCCTTCGGAAACCGGCCCCCGAACGCCCCAAAG ACGAACCGGAAATGGAATACTTTCCGATCTCGCCAACGTTGACTCGAATCCGCATACACAAAAAAACCATCAAACCACAAAGAGAAATCCTCTGCTACCCTGTAACCATACACCCACACCCATCCCAAGTTTTTGCCAacattaagcaaaaaaaaccaCCTTCACCACCTCGGAGACGATCCTCCAGAAACAACACCACCTTAAGACTCATTTCGACCATAAAAAGCGAAAAACCAAGACACAGACACGAAACGTGCTTCACTTCCGACACAAACGTGAAGTACTTGCGTGATAAACTCACCTGTAAGTTGGGCACCAAGCCCAAAATTAGGGTATCCAAGGTGGTAACAGGAACACCTGATGTCAAAAAAGTAGTTTCCACGGTTAGCACAACTAAAGATTCGAAAACCAGAAAGGTCGAAAGTCGTACCAGTGTACATGCAAAACCCAGGAGAAGTACTACCCAGCCTGGGAAAACCTTTGGTAGtgagaagaaaaaatttgacttgacTTTGCCCAAAACCAGGAGTGGTATCAAAAGTTCGCCCGATTTGTTGTCACCAAACGAGGTCAAAAAGGCAGTCGAGTTACAGAAAACCACCTACAAGAAAACCAACGTGGTACTACCCTCACGCACCGTTCCCATCAAAGTCGGAATAACAGAAAAGGGGAAACAAATCCTGAAAGGGAAAAAAACCACGATCTCGACCATTGGTCGCCCCAAAACCATCACCAAAATGAAAGACACGCCcatcataaaacaaaaagaagCGATTCAAACCGACCACTTCTTCCAAAACTTGCTTCTGCGCGATTCGCCACTTCCGCCAGTCGTTCGCCAGACCACGCCCAAACGAACGGAACCCTCCCTAAGCGCCATGAAAGTCTACCTAACGCACACACGTCCTGTAACCGACTCAAAATTCCGCAGTCTTGACCTGGCGATGCGTTCGCGCTCAATCAGCCCGAAAAGTGTGACTTTCGACGGCGAAAAACGCAGCTCAAGTCTTCCCCCAAAACTGATCTTTTCCCAAACAAGTCGCCCCGTTTCGCCCAAAGTGGTACCACGCTCACCATCCACTCGGAAGATCATGCAGTTGAAGGGCCAACCAATGATCCCTGAAGTTTCGCTTTACTCATGCCCCAGTGTTTGCCACAGCACCAGTTCGCTGGAATCGTGCAAATCCACACGGTTTAGAGACTTGAACCAGTTTTATGCCGCCATTGAACGCTTTGGTCGCTTGGAACAAACAGCAGCGTCTCGGACGCCGCGAAGACGTGGCGAAGGCGAAATCATCGACTTCGACAGGTGGAAGGAGGTGCGGACGCGCGAACGGGCGGAGAAAGAGTTGGAAACGCTTGTCATGCAACTGAAACACGATGCCAAGGAGAAGGGGTTCTTGTTCAGTCCCAAGGAAGTGGAGAAGTACCGATGGAAGCGCGAGCTGGACCGGGGGCTGAGGATTAAGGAGAAGTCGGTTGATGATATCAAGGAGGAGTTCGAACGATTGAAATTGTTTGAGCCAAAACCGCCAATTAACGATACGTACAAGCCGTTATGGCGTGGCGATTCTGTCTTGAGTCTTGCCAATAAAATGGTCGAACGGCGGTCGTTATCCGAGGGCCGGAGGACCAAAAAATGGGCCGATTGTGACGAAAAGCTCCTAACTCGGGCCATTGGTAGTAGAATCTGGTCGAGTCTTTCAAATGAACAGATTGGTATCTTGAAGAACCAATTGAGTGAGATTTACGGGCAAAAACAACAAGACTGCTCCATTGACGTACCACCGAACCCCAAGACAAGTAGCGACTTGACTGTGCGTCGGAACTCCGACAGTGGGGCGAAGAGTAGTACGGACGACTCCGCCCAAACCGTAATCGAGGTAAAACGGGACGAAATCAAGGAGAAAGTCAAGTTTTTTGAGAACGCTTCCGTCGAAAGTTACTCTCCGACGGTCTACAAGCCTCTGGAAGACCCTCCTGACTGTTCCCTCAGCAAAGTCAAGTCGCAATCAAACCAGGATTTTGAGGAACTCTTCGGGGAGCGTTTCGGGCGAAGACCGAGCCCTTCATTATCAGACGGAACGTCCCGAAGTCGCAGCTTATCCCCTTTTTTTGAGGTGCGAACCGGCGAAGTTCGCCGGTTGAGGAGCAAGTTCGACGGACGCTCCCACAGCGATTCAAACCTTCACAAAATCGGCGAAAACGTGCAGTTTTTGAGGAGTAAGTACGAGTATCCAGCTCACGTAGGCCGTGGCAGGAGTAGAGTTCGCCGCGGTGTAGTTTCGCCGACGTTTCTAAGAGCTGAGGACCGTTTCATGCCTCATATCAACATCATCAGTAAAATCGCGAGTCTCTACGCACGCAAAGAACCTCAAAAAGGTGAGGATTGTGTTCCTGTTCCGATGGGAGAGGTTGAAAAATTGAGGAGGAGGTTTGACGATGTTTCCCTTCTGGGCGAAATGTTCACTTCTTCGCCCAACTTGAGGGAATTGAGGGATATAGCTCCCTATTTGGCGGCGTCCTGGATTGCACACAAGTACCCGAAATGTGAGGATAATACGAGGTCACTGTCTTCTCCCGAGGGTAGTGCTGGGTCAAGGGATACGTCTCTAGTGCTAAGATCCCGTCCTAAGTCCGTTTCCCCTCTCCCGAAACAAGAAGATGGGAAGAAACGGCTTGAAAGGTACAAAGAGTGGACCAAGTTACAAAGACCCACAGTTTCGTTTAAAG AACCAGAGGTTCCGGTACCGCCGCCCAAAGGACACCATGCAAGAGGTCTACAGCAAG aatCTCCAAGAAAATATGTGGAAAACGAAGTGACAATCCATTACAAGACGCCAGTCAGGCAAGAAATCAAAGAATATTTGAGCGAAGACGAGCTCGCCCATCGGCAAGCCGAAGCCATGAAGAAAATCTATCAGGAAGAACGTCGACGAAAATATCTTCAGGTTAGCAAGTCGTTGCAAGTAAGTAGAGAGGAG GAACTCCAAGACATGAATAACCGCCGCCACACCGACAACTTCATCCCCTCGCAAAAATCCCCCATCCCCCTTAACCGCTACGACGACTTCGACGGTGGTTTTTCACCCCCAGTTAAACCCCGTCCTAAATCACCAGAACCTAGACTTATGGCTCGAGCTTTGTATAATTTCGTTGGACAAACAGCCAGAGAACTGACCTTCCGTAAGGGGGACCTCATCTACGTGAGACGACAAGTCGACAAAAACTGGTACGAAGGAGAGTTGAATGCCATGGTCGGGCTTTTCCCGGTCAACTATGTCGAG ATCGTCCCCTACGACACTGCCAAATCAACCCCTCGCAAGTCCCACGAAGGCCAAGCTAGAGCCAAGTACAACTTCGTGGCCCAAACCCACCTCGAGCTCTCTTTAGCCAAAGGAGAACTTGTCATAATTACTAGAAGAGTTGACGATAATTGGTTTGAAGGAAAAATCGGAGGTCGTAAGGGAATTTTCCCTGTTTCTTACGTCGAGGTTCTGATCGATCCTAGTGATCCGCCACCACCAAGCAGCAAACCGGTGGCAAGTCCAGCCGCCCATTCCTTGCTCCTGAATGGGTCAGCTGGAGGGAAGGAGTCCATGGGGAGTCATAGCTATACTCCAGCTTTGTCCTCGAACCAGTTAACTAGCAGTTATCATGCCAAACCTGTACAAGTTAGTAGTTATGGATCGTTGAGTCGAGGGGGGAAAAGTCCGGTTAATCAGGCGCTGCATATTGAGACCCAGTCGGAACCAGTACC